One window from the genome of Cherax quadricarinatus isolate ZL_2023a chromosome 85, ASM3850222v1, whole genome shotgun sequence encodes:
- the LOC128703162 gene encoding nuclear migration protein nudC — translation MAESEKFDGMLLAMAQQHTAGVIQLLDTFFSFLARKTDFYTGAPQETSEKMVMEKFRKYQSLALAEQEKKKAEYEEMERRKQERMKKKELDEKKLNAQPKIIELTDDEASELQKNLSQEPAKTKEPEKVEKMDDDDEEEDKGKLKPNAGNGCDLDKYRWTQTLQEVEVKNKSLL, via the exons ATGGCTGAAAGTGAGAAGTTTGACGGGATGTTGCTGGCTATGgcccagcaacacactgctggtgtcatccAG CTGTTGGACACTTTCTTCAGCTTCCTTGCCAGAAAAACTGATTTTTATACTGGAGCTCCACAGGAAACTAGTGAAAAG ATGGTAATGGAGAAATTTAGGAAGTACCAGAGTTTGGCATTAGCTGAACAAGAGAAGAAAAAGGCTGAATATGAAGAGATGGAGAGGAGAAAGCAGGAAAGGATGAAGAAAAAGGAGTTAGATGAGAAAAAATTAAATGCTCAGCCAAAAATTATAGAACTTACAGATGATGAAGCCAGTGAATTACAAAAAAATTTGTCACAG GAACCTGCAAAGACTAAAGAGCCTGAGAAAGTTGAGAaaatggatgatgatgatgaagaagaagataaAGGAAAGCTTAAGCCAAATGCTGGGAATGGCTGTGACTTGGACAAATATCGTTGGACTCAAACACTACAAGAAGTTGAGGTAAAAAATAAAAGTCTCTTATAA